The DNA segment TCCAGAGAAGCTCACCGTAGAGCAAcccatcacttcctgtcagtgtTATGAGACTGAGAACAGCCACGACTCTTGGATGGTTTGGCCCCGTGCTTTCTCACTTGTGCTCTGCCGTGGTCGACGGCTTCATGGATTATTCACTTGCTTTCCTGGCGTCTGTTTTTCGGCCAGTTCAGGGTGTCCCTGGAGACTCCCCTTTGTCATAAACACATGAGACCGCAGGGTTGCAAAACCGCTATCTTGCAAAACACTTTGACAGAGATGAGCGCTGCACTCTGGAGTCTCCCCTCAGCTTCCGCTTCAGTGAGGAGGAAGTGCTGTTcgcaaaatgaaactgaaatctTCTGTTTTTCCACGACAAATGTTGGGATTCTTTATTGTGAGATTCCTCACCAAGAACAGCAGACACTGTTCCTTCTTTCCTCACATTTCCGTCTCAGCTTTTGCAACGAGAAAAGTAAAAATTTGGACGAGAACATCACTGAAACTGAAGCTCCCCTCAAATGCCGTTTGCATTGTCTGCAGTTGAACTCAAGTTCAAGGCCAGAAACCTTACATGTGAGTGCTAAGAATGTGGAGTGAGAATACAAGACAAACCCAGAAAGTAAACATCATTTGCTATTTAGATAAATGCACAAAAGGCCATTTGTCTGTAAACATTGAGCTCCTGCTCTTGAAAGATGTTTTCATCCTCGTGTTGTTTTAAGGACCTACCTGGAGGAAGAGCTGGTTCGAGCACGGGAGCGGCCGAAGCTGAGGGAGGACCTGTACAAGAAGATGACGGCGGTGGACGGTGACGGGCCCACGGCGCAGGAGCACGGCCAAAAAGGCGTCACCAAGCTTCGCTACATGCAGTGGAGGGACGCGATCAGCTCCACCAACACGCTGGGCTTCAGGATAGAAGGCACCAAGGTGGCGGCAGACTTTGGTTACCTCTAAGTTCCAGGCGTtacataaatacaaacaaaaaacaggaaaatTAAATCTGCGATATATCGAGGATGTAAAACAGGATTTGGGCAAGAAAGGAAACATGAATTATTAGTGATAAATAATCTCTTATAAGGCAGAAATACactgttaaaaatgaaataaaataaaataaatatagatttatttattagatttaaatttagatatatatatatatatacacacacacacacatatatacacacatatatgtatatgtatacatgtatatatatatatatatatatatatatgtttttcctGTTAGCCCCGTATCAAAGGTAGGGTACGCAATATTTTTGTGACTCAAAGTTCAGCCCCCTTTCTTCAGATTCTCCCTCGAAACCAGAATCAATACGCTAACTTTTTCTCGGTTCTCGGTTCGGAGTACAGAGCATAGCGTTGTCTGTTCTATTGTACGGTGCACACTGTGATCGCGCTGACTGATCGACTCATTTAGCTTAAGCTTGAAGCTCGACGGGCGACTGTCGTCCCCGTCATGGTGTCGCCATTACCGTCAACACACTTCCTTCGGCGGAACTCTGGATAAAACTAGCAAATTTCTTTGTATTACAACAATGATAGGTGTCGAGTAACTAAAGCAGTCACACTTTGGACCCCTGTCAAggttagcaaccatgctaacagttgctaacgTGGAggtctcctaaaaccaacaacaTCTTCAAttcttcttgtgagaactaacGCTGAAAATCGTCGTCGTcgcggtcacacacacacaactatatagaaggttattagacatcattaGAACATGTTTAGTCTcgaagtttgtttacttccgctgcgtagctgaagctctCGCAACCGCACATTAGTCCAGCTAcgcagctacatgctagcttagtcgcGCTgttaaccacattatccagcTTGTGTAGTCCGGCTGAGAGGAATGTGCTCCAGTAGTTGCACTATTTTTATAAGTCCGAACTTAGCAGGACTAACGCAATAATTCGGTTTTCTGGGCAGTTATGTAACTGTGCTGGCTGAGAGTAAACAGAGAAGGGAGAGGGGGCGGGGCAAATGGCACCACCCACAGGTCAGTTAAAATGACTGGAAGGTGCCTCTGCAGCACTGTACGTTCCACAGGTTATTAGAATTAAAAACCCTTCCTTAGAGAGTAATATCAGAAACATTTTTTGCCGACTCAGCGTCAAATAATACTGTGGTATAACGTCATATTCTACAAAGGGTTTGGTTGGTGTTGCAGCAGTTTAAATCGTCCTcctgcaaggaaaaaaaaaacgagtcaAACCAGTCAAATAGCATCTTTTCTGCTCACTTTATTTACTGTCTTAATTCATTACCAGGGCTCCCGGCgatatgttttcatatttagCCCAGCCTGACACTGTGCCGGTGCCTGAGGTGGAACCAGTTTGAAATATCAACAAGCAGCTTGGACGCTGACACACCGACTAGAAGGGAGGGGAAGTCAACACGCCGCGGTGGAAATTCTTAAtagatgttttttaaatgcaaaataaacagaagCATGGCAGAGTTGTCAAGTTGAGCAGGGAAGGAAGTGAATGGCTGAGCTGttgtcttctctcttcagaGCTCGGACGGCAAGTGTTGCACTGACTTCAAGAAAACCCACTCCAAACAGGATGTCATCCTGGTGTTCCAGGGCTTTGTCGGAGGGAATGCCAATATTATCGTAGGTGTCGCTGACTCATCAGTTCCACACAAGCCAGGCAAAAGTGAATGGCTGCTTTGAACGTCCGGGGTTCTGATGAGTGGTGTGTGTTACCCACAGAGAACATACGTGACAAGACTGACGGAGATCCGACACGCCCTGAAGAGATCCGACTTCTTCATGCACCATGAGGTGAGGGTTGTTCGCGACTGCGGTGAAGCTTGAGTCGGAACGCGAAATAGGCAAATTCAGATTTTCCGTCTATATATTTTTGGAACCATTGAGGGGAGTCCACTGGTCCGAGCTGCACAAGTCATTGTTCTGGACAAGTATGGGTCATGAAGGGATGGAACTACTGACTGTTTCAAGTTAGCGACTGTCCCCTCCGTGGTGTATGACTGGTTTTCAGTGCAGTATTCTGAGGCGCTACTATCGGAGATGACATCATCCTGTCTGACTCACAACTCACTGGGTTTCTTGATAGTGTTAAGATTATATACAGTCGGTTCTCTTTTTCTTGTCTCCTCGAAGGTCATCGGAAGCTCCCTGCTCTTCATCCATGACAAAACCGACAACGCTCAGGTCTGGATGATCGACTTCGGGAAGACCACAGCCTTGCCAGCAGGCCAGAGGTTAAAGCACAACGTTCCTTGGAAAGAGGGTAGTCGGGAGGATGGCTACCTGCAGGGGCTGGAGAACCTGATCAACACGCTGGAGTCCATCATCAGCCACGACGGCGATGAAGCTGCTGCTCACTAAGAGATGTCCAAACTGGTAGAAGTGGAGGCTCAAAAGGTTTCATGGATTTGTGTTGAAAGCATCGGGGGGTGGAGTGAGGAAGGTTTAGAAAAGCATTCAGGGATTCTCTTCTACGCGTTATTTACCAAACTGACTCA comes from the Synchiropus splendidus isolate RoL2022-P1 chromosome 16, RoL_Sspl_1.0, whole genome shotgun sequence genome and includes:
- the itpka gene encoding inositol-trisphosphate 3-kinase A, encoding MDERPVPQVTITPEVGGSSREMGQEDWGNAADGALRRKLSSSSVSSTGSSALESEESSDGERDGKGIVTLEQVVDTAENKPWWKLKTIVQCSITATQRKKVNWVQLAGHKGNFKAADEGTILKKFSENEMQCFEKLRNDALFPFVPGYHGVVEREGESFLQMTDLLTNFEQPNVMDCKMGLRTYLEEELVRARERPKLREDLYKKMTAVDGDGPTAQEHGQKGVTKLRYMQWRDAISSTNTLGFRIEGTKSSDGKCCTDFKKTHSKQDVILVFQGFVGGNANIIRTYVTRLTEIRHALKRSDFFMHHEVIGSSLLFIHDKTDNAQVWMIDFGKTTALPAGQRLKHNVPWKEGSREDGYLQGLENLINTLESIISHDGDEAAAH